One genomic region from Leifsonia poae encodes:
- the holA gene encoding DNA polymerase III subunit delta — MAARVSSKANASKGRTVAASIPQLAWNQIRPAPVVLVSGTEVFLAERAIRSLRDRLKSEDPSLEISDLAANDCAPGELLTLASPSLFGEPRLIRVANVEKCNDVFLNDMLDYLAAPADGTVVVLRHGGGVRGKKLLDAIRAGGGSGIEVVCTELKRDSDKYDFAQAEFRAAGKKITAGALRSVTSAFSDDLAELAGACQQLISDSAAEITDATVDKYYGGRVETNAFQVADAAIAGRHGEALVTLRHALASGADPVPLVAAFASKVRTMAKLSGARGGSGQLAQQFGLAPWQVDRARRDLQGWTDEGLGRCIEILAETDANVKGGGRDPVFALERMIRIVSSHGRD; from the coding sequence GCGGCACGAGTCAGCAGCAAGGCGAATGCGAGCAAGGGGCGCACCGTCGCCGCGTCGATCCCGCAGCTCGCCTGGAACCAGATCCGGCCGGCGCCGGTGGTGCTGGTGTCGGGCACGGAAGTCTTTCTCGCCGAACGCGCGATCCGTTCGCTGCGTGACCGTCTCAAGAGCGAAGACCCGAGCCTGGAGATCAGCGACCTCGCCGCCAACGACTGCGCGCCCGGAGAACTGCTGACCCTGGCGAGTCCGTCGCTCTTCGGTGAACCCCGGTTGATCCGCGTCGCGAACGTGGAGAAATGCAACGACGTCTTCCTCAACGACATGCTCGACTACCTTGCGGCACCGGCCGATGGCACCGTGGTGGTGTTGCGCCACGGCGGCGGTGTCAGGGGCAAGAAGTTGCTCGACGCCATCCGTGCCGGCGGAGGTTCCGGCATCGAGGTCGTCTGTACCGAGCTGAAACGGGATTCCGACAAGTACGACTTCGCACAAGCCGAGTTCAGGGCGGCGGGCAAGAAGATCACGGCCGGCGCACTGCGCTCGGTCACCTCGGCCTTCTCGGACGACCTGGCCGAACTGGCCGGCGCCTGCCAGCAGCTCATCTCGGATTCCGCGGCCGAGATCACGGACGCCACCGTCGACAAGTATTACGGCGGCCGGGTCGAGACGAATGCGTTCCAGGTCGCGGATGCGGCGATCGCCGGCCGGCACGGCGAAGCCCTGGTGACCCTGCGCCACGCGCTCGCTTCCGGCGCCGACCCGGTGCCCTTGGTGGCGGCGTTCGCCAGCAAGGTGCGCACGATGGCGAAGCTCTCCGGGGCGCGCGGCGGATCAGGCCAGCTTGCGCAGCAATTCGGGCTGGCCCCCTGGCAAGTGGATAGGGCGCGTCGCGATCTGCAGGGTTGGACAGACGAGGGCCTCGGCCGCTGTATCGAGATCCTCGCCGAGACCGATGCCAATGTGAAGGGCGGCGGCCGCGATCCGGTGTTCGCCCTGGAGCGGATGATCCGCATCGTCAGCTCACACGGACGCGACTGA
- the rpsT gene encoding 30S ribosomal protein S20 encodes MANIKSQIKRIGTNKKAQERNKAVKSEVKTAVRATREAIVAGDKDKATSALKVATKKLDKAASKGVIHKNQAANKKSAIAKQVASL; translated from the coding sequence GTGGCAAATATCAAGTCGCAGATCAAGCGCATCGGCACCAACAAGAAGGCCCAGGAGCGCAACAAGGCCGTCAAGAGCGAGGTCAAGACCGCCGTTCGCGCCACGCGCGAGGCGATCGTCGCGGGCGACAAAGACAAGGCCACCTCGGCTCTGAAGGTTGCCACCAAGAAGCTCGACAAGGCTGCCAGCAAGGGTGTCATCCACAAGAACCAGGCCGCCAACAAGAAGTCGGCCATCGCCAAGCAGGTCGCAAGCCTCTGA